One Silene latifolia isolate original U9 population chromosome 4, ASM4854445v1, whole genome shotgun sequence DNA segment encodes these proteins:
- the LOC141651081 gene encoding non-specific lipid transfer protein GPI-anchored 16-like encodes MIATFTPCMNYITGSSANGSSPTSNCCDAFKSVMSNSVDCGCLLLTAGIPLPQLGNNTMALGLTRFCKGVTVPVQCQASGSPLPAPGPPQFGTPPPPPSSATRPKSPKGPQQFGAPPPSSAFSPQASKATAATPIADQPAPQDQLPPAAAPVDQLAAPPTIHRVRPVLTPSASSPSMTNLPIILLINIMGFIMFKL; translated from the exons GCATGAACTACATTACTGGCAGCAGTGCAAATGGCTCGTCTCCGACTTCGAATTGTTGTGATGCTTTTAAATCTGTCATGAGTAATAGTGTTGATTGTGGTTGTCTCTTGCTTACTGCTGGTATTCCTCTACCTCAACTTGGCAATAATACTATGGCTCTCGGCTTAACGAGATTCTGTAAAGGAGTCACTGTTCCTGTTCAATGCCAAG CTTCCGGTAGCCCTCTTCCAGCACCAG GTCCTCCACAATTTGGAACACCCCCACCCCCGCCTAGCTCCGCTACAAGGCCTAAAAGTCCCAAAG GTCCTCAACAATTTGGAGCACCCCCGCCTAGCTCGGCTTTTAGTCCTCAAG CTTCCAAAGCAACAGCAGCGACACCAATAGCCGACCAACCAGCACCGCAAGATCAACTACCACCAGCAGCTGCACCAGTAGACCAACTAGCGGCCCCACCAACAATTCATCGAGTTAGGCCAGTCTTAACACCATCAGCATCAAGTCCGTCCATGACCAACTTGCCTATTATCTTGCTAATTAATATCATGGGATTCATAATGTTCAAGTTGTAA